A portion of the Cololabis saira isolate AMF1-May2022 chromosome 17, fColSai1.1, whole genome shotgun sequence genome contains these proteins:
- the sfxn3 gene encoding sideroflexin-3, giving the protein MSGELSLNIDIKEPRWDQGTFMGRAKHFFMVTDPRNVLLSSDTLEEARVIVENYRAGTAKPGLTEDELWRAKYVYDSAFHPDTGEKMFVIGRMSAQVPVNMSITGSMLTFYRTTPAVVFWQWVNQSFNAVVNYTNRSGDAPMTVNQLGVAYVSATTGAVVTALGLKSLATRLPPIVSRFVPFAAVAAANCINIPFMRQRELKFGIPVTDENGNRLGESVNAAKQAIVQVVVSRIGMAVPAMAIPPVIMNALEKRAFMKRFPILNAPVQVGLVGLCLVFATPLCCALFPQKSSMNVSSLEADLQERIRKTSSHITTVYFNKGL; this is encoded by the exons ATGTCTGGAGAGTTGTCTCTAAACATAGACATTAAAGAGCCAAGATGGGACCAAGGCACATTCATGGGGCGCGCCAAGCACTTCTTCATGGTCACAGATCCCAGGAACGTTCTACTGTCCTCCGACACTCTGGAGGAAGCCAGGGTGATCGTGGAGAACTACAG AGCTGGGACTGCGAAGCCCGGCTTGACAGAGGATGAGCTTTGGAGAGCCAAGTATGTCTATGATTCTGCCTTCCACCCCGACACGGGGGAGAAGATGTTTGTGATTGGCAGGATGTCTGCTCAGGTGCCAGTGAACATGTCCATCACAGGCAGCATGCTCACCTTCTACAG GACCACTCCAGCAGTTGTGTTTTGGCAGTGGGTTAACCAATCTTTCAACGCTGTCGTCAATTACACCAACCGCAGTGGAGATGCTCCCATGACCGTGAA CCAACTAGGTGTAGCTTACGTTAGTGCCACTACTGGAGCCGTAGTCACAGCCCTGGGACTCAAGTCTCTAGCCACG CGCCTCCCTCCAATCGTAAGCCGTTTCGTcccttttgctgccgttgctgcagCAAACTGTATCAACATTCCCTTCAtgagacagag GGAGTTGAAGTTTGGTATCCCGGTGACGGATGAGAATGGAAACAGGTTAGGggaatctgttaatgctgccaaACAAGCCATCGTGCAGGTGGTGGTGTCGAGGATCGGCATGGCAGTGCCTGCAATGG caaTCCCCCCAGTTATAATGAATGCACTGGAGAAGAGAGCTTTCATGAAG CGGTTCCCAATTCTAAATGCTCCGGTCCAGGTGGGGCTCGTTGGTCTGTG CCTGGTGTTTGCAACTCCTCTGTGCTGTGCCCTGTTCCCTCAGAAAAG CTCTATGAATGTGAGCAGCCTGGAAGCAGATCTGCAGGAGAGGATACGAAAGACAAGTTCTCACATCACCACCGTCTACTTCAACAAGGGCCTGTAG
- the selenou1a gene encoding selenoprotein U 1a isoform X2, whose amino-acid sequence MGMWSLGLGAVGAALAGIFLANTDLCLPKAASASMEYLEDADLRSIEDEKVIKAKSLWERNGAVVMAVRRPGUFLCREEASELSSLKPQLEELGVPLVAVVKENIGTEIQDFRPHFAGDIYIDDQKCFYGPLQRKMGGLGFIRLGVWQNFIRAWRSGYQGNMNGEGFILGGVYVIGAGDQGILLEHREKQFGDKVEMGDVLEAVKKIVPLK is encoded by the exons ATGGGGATGTGGTCGCTAGGTCTGGGAGCTGTGGGAGCAGCTTTAGCTGGGATTTTCTTGGCCAACACTGATCTGTGTCTTCCTAAAGCTGCCAGTGCATCAATGGAATACCTTGAAGATGCTGACCTGCGTTCCATAGAGG atgaaaaagtaATCAAAGCAAAGAGCCTGTGGGAGAGGAACGGGGCTGTGGTCATGGCTGTACGGCGCCCTGGATGATTTTTGTGCAGAGAG GAGGCCTCTGAGCTGTCCTCTCTGAAGCCCCAGCTGGAAGAGCTCGGGGTCCCTCTAGTGGCAGTGGTGAAAGAGAACATTGGCACAGAGATCCAGGACTTCAGGCCGCACTTTGCTGGGGACATCTATATAGATGATCAG AAATGTTTTTACGGCCCACTGCAGAGAAAGATGGGAGGTCTGGGGTTTATTCGACTCGGAGTGTGGCAGAACTTCATTCGAGCCTGGAGGTCTGGTTACCAGGGTAACATGAACGGAGAGGGCTTCATCCTGGGCGGAGTGTATGTCATCGGCGCAGGAGACCAG GGAATCCTCCTGGAACACCGGGAGAAGCAGTTTGGTGACAAGGTGGAAATGGGAGACGTTCTAGAGGCTGTAAAGAAAATTGTGCCACTGAAGTAA
- the selenou1a gene encoding selenoprotein U 1a isoform X1 has protein sequence MLALSRCPTALRWRLPLRCSALPVGSSAPSSQPSTTARPHFLAAQTALFHQSKTNASPDPNKISSVSSVGSGLDGDLLEMGMWSLGLGAVGAALAGIFLANTDLCLPKAASASMEYLEDADLRSIEDEKVIKAKSLWERNGAVVMAVRRPGUFLCREEASELSSLKPQLEELGVPLVAVVKENIGTEIQDFRPHFAGDIYIDDQKCFYGPLQRKMGGLGFIRLGVWQNFIRAWRSGYQGNMNGEGFILGGVYVIGAGDQGILLEHREKQFGDKVEMGDVLEAVKKIVPLK, from the exons ATGCTGGCTCTGTCCAGATGTCCGACGGCTTTGAGGTGGAGGCTTCCCCTGCGCTGCTCTGCCCTCCCTGTGGGGAGCTCTGCCCCGAGCAGCCAGCCCTCCACCACAGCCAGACCCCACTTTCTAGCAGCGCAGACCGCTCTCTTTCACCAAAGTAAAACCAATGCAAGTCCTGATCCAAACAAGATCTCTTCAG TGTCGTCCGTCGGGTCTGGGCTGGACGGGGACCTGTTAGAGATGGGGATGTGGTCGCTAGGTCTGGGAGCTGTGGGAGCAGCTTTAGCTGGGATTTTCTTGGCCAACACTGATCTGTGTCTTCCTAAAGCTGCCAGTGCATCAATGGAATACCTTGAAGATGCTGACCTGCGTTCCATAGAGG atgaaaaagtaATCAAAGCAAAGAGCCTGTGGGAGAGGAACGGGGCTGTGGTCATGGCTGTACGGCGCCCTGGATGATTTTTGTGCAGAGAG GAGGCCTCTGAGCTGTCCTCTCTGAAGCCCCAGCTGGAAGAGCTCGGGGTCCCTCTAGTGGCAGTGGTGAAAGAGAACATTGGCACAGAGATCCAGGACTTCAGGCCGCACTTTGCTGGGGACATCTATATAGATGATCAG AAATGTTTTTACGGCCCACTGCAGAGAAAGATGGGAGGTCTGGGGTTTATTCGACTCGGAGTGTGGCAGAACTTCATTCGAGCCTGGAGGTCTGGTTACCAGGGTAACATGAACGGAGAGGGCTTCATCCTGGGCGGAGTGTATGTCATCGGCGCAGGAGACCAG GGAATCCTCCTGGAACACCGGGAGAAGCAGTTTGGTGACAAGGTGGAAATGGGAGACGTTCTAGAGGCTGTAAAGAAAATTGTGCCACTGAAGTAA